A window of the Dehalococcoidales bacterium genome harbors these coding sequences:
- a CDS encoding ImmA/IrrE family metallo-endopeptidase: MISVAAEKARMIHARYPGLLFPIDMEYLASAEGCEVVDWPFLAPVKEVKRGRWIGIAEGVSRRERRYLIAHALAHQLLHCGNQLRFLQWQKTTVLKQEQEAEIFAAHILMPQPELDKVIDLPLWDLADYFDVPEELAGKRVSDFATEEELANWEEMNWNISP; the protein is encoded by the coding sequence ATGATTAGCGTGGCTGCGGAGAAAGCAAGGATGATTCATGCCCGTTACCCCGGGTTACTTTTCCCCATAGATATGGAATACCTGGCCAGCGCGGAGGGCTGCGAGGTCGTAGACTGGCCGTTTCTGGCGCCGGTTAAAGAGGTGAAACGTGGACGCTGGATAGGTATCGCCGAGGGCGTTAGCCGTAGGGAGCGGCGTTATCTTATCGCCCATGCCCTGGCCCACCAGCTACTACACTGCGGTAACCAACTGAGGTTTCTTCAATGGCAGAAAACAACCGTCCTGAAACAGGAGCAAGAAGCGGAAATATTCGCCGCCCATATCCTGATGCCACAACCTGAACTCGATAAGGTCATTGATCTACCCCTCTGGGATTTAGCGGACTACTTTGATGTGCCGGAAGAGCTGGCCGGGAAAAGGGTCTCTGATTTTGCCACCGAGGAAGAATTGGCTAACTGGGAAGAAATGAACTGGAATATTTCCCCTTGA
- a CDS encoding helix-turn-helix domain-containing protein encodes MSVTLAQLIRAARTRLGETTQGDLGRMAGTSLENVTAIENGRNLQPSPEVIAGLSKALDLLVEDIYAAITGTLEDYPWVKPRELDLKDAELELMFRQVDSLLDGEPKERVKSFIRFTLDEKRRRHKEEKRKQKTS; translated from the coding sequence ATGTCAGTAACCCTGGCACAACTGATTCGAGCTGCCAGAACGCGCCTCGGGGAGACTACCCAGGGAGACCTTGGTAGAATGGCCGGTACCAGCCTCGAGAATGTGACCGCCATCGAGAACGGCCGTAACCTCCAGCCCAGCCCCGAGGTTATCGCCGGGCTCTCCAAAGCCCTTGATCTGCTGGTAGAAGATATCTACGCCGCCATTACTGGTACCCTGGAAGACTACCCCTGGGTAAAACCGAGGGAGCTCGACCTTAAAGACGCCGAGCTTGAGCTCATGTTCCGGCAGGTGGATAGTCTGCTCGATGGCGAGCCCAAAGAGCGGGTAAAATCATTCATTCGCTTTACCCTTGATGAGAAGAGAAGACGGCACAAAGAGGAGAAAAGGAAACAGAAGACCAGCTAG
- a CDS encoding MT-A70 family methyltransferase: protein MSKQHREAIEWLNDPGLLRPNGYSEGIYGEDGFRDLLDSIKNLGILQPLHITVEGKIISGHRRWRAARVAYQEGIPVLIPVIREYYASELDECQAIIEFNRYRIKTGQQLYNEGKALKEIEAIRAQERIREHGNTAPGRPATPEENFPQVRAPQSRDIIAQSIGLGSGRQWDKLEYVAEHKPQLLNEIKPDGMSIHKAYDETRREVSQATINPEPELPEGIFQVFYMDPPWKYNNSGLGGSAENHYRTRTVDEMLNRLKELNFASHTAPNCVLFLWATNPLLPEALRLIGELGFQYKTNLTWVKDKPTYGKLGFYVYGRHELLLLATQGSMLPKGDKPASVICAEVRDHSRKPEVVYEIIDQMYPNTRKCELFGRKHHHGWEVWGDQVSKEAS, encoded by the coding sequence ATGAGCAAGCAACATCGGGAAGCAATAGAGTGGCTTAATGACCCCGGCCTTCTGCGTCCTAACGGATACAGCGAGGGTATCTACGGAGAGGACGGATTTCGGGATCTACTTGATAGCATCAAGAATCTCGGCATCCTCCAGCCGCTACATATCACCGTTGAGGGAAAGATTATTTCCGGGCACCGCCGCTGGCGTGCCGCCCGGGTTGCGTATCAAGAGGGCATACCGGTACTGATACCGGTAATTCGCGAGTATTATGCCTCTGAGTTGGATGAGTGCCAGGCTATTATCGAATTCAACCGCTACCGCATCAAGACAGGCCAGCAGCTCTACAACGAGGGTAAGGCGCTAAAGGAGATTGAGGCCATCAGAGCTCAGGAGCGCATACGAGAACACGGCAATACAGCACCGGGAAGACCGGCAACACCTGAGGAAAATTTTCCTCAGGTGAGAGCACCCCAAAGTCGTGACATCATTGCTCAATCCATCGGTCTGGGGTCAGGGCGGCAGTGGGACAAGCTGGAATACGTGGCGGAGCACAAGCCCCAGCTACTCAACGAGATTAAACCCGATGGTATGAGCATCCACAAGGCATACGACGAAACAAGACGGGAAGTGAGTCAGGCGACAATCAATCCTGAGCCTGAGCTGCCGGAGGGTATATTCCAGGTGTTTTACATGGACCCACCCTGGAAGTATAACAATTCCGGCTTGGGGGGCAGCGCCGAGAATCACTACCGGACCCGGACTGTGGATGAGATGTTAAACCGGCTGAAAGAGCTTAACTTCGCCTCCCATACGGCACCAAACTGTGTTTTATTCCTCTGGGCCACCAACCCACTTCTACCCGAGGCCCTGCGACTAATCGGCGAGCTAGGCTTTCAGTATAAGACAAATCTCACCTGGGTAAAGGATAAGCCAACCTACGGTAAATTGGGCTTTTATGTTTACGGGCGGCATGAGCTACTGCTGCTTGCCACGCAAGGCTCGATGCTTCCCAAAGGAGATAAGCCCGCCAGCGTCATCTGCGCAGAGGTACGGGATCACAGCCGAAAGCCGGAAGTTGTCTACGAAATCATCGATCAGATGTACCCAAATACCCGAAAGTGCGAGTTGTTTGGCCGAAAACACCATCATGGATGGGAAGTCTGGGGTGACCAGGTCAGCAAGGAGGCTTCTTGA